A genomic window from Flavobacterium johnsoniae includes:
- a CDS encoding AsmA family protein, which produces MQQTLLQIKTFLQSDPFKKYAKRFGFFILGLIALLLIACGALSIYFNQNKAEIIAKVNHKINENINGKFHVTDFHYKFLTGFPNFTLALNDVEIKDNQWQNHKHTLLKAKEIEARLNILSLLKKEISIHKILINDAQIYIYKAENGYSNVNIFKPKKKKTESNKEKTETTIDEVNLNNVHVIIDNHLGHKLFDFDVASLD; this is translated from the coding sequence ATGCAGCAAACTTTACTTCAAATAAAAACCTTTCTTCAATCTGATCCGTTTAAAAAATATGCTAAACGGTTTGGATTTTTTATTCTAGGATTAATTGCCTTGCTTTTGATTGCTTGTGGCGCTTTGTCTATTTATTTCAATCAGAATAAAGCAGAAATTATTGCGAAAGTCAATCATAAAATCAATGAAAATATAAACGGTAAATTTCATGTAACCGATTTTCATTACAAGTTTTTAACTGGTTTTCCGAACTTCACTTTGGCATTAAATGATGTAGAAATAAAAGACAATCAATGGCAAAATCACAAACATACTTTACTAAAAGCCAAAGAAATAGAAGCTCGTTTAAATATTTTAAGTTTATTAAAGAAAGAAATAAGCATTCATAAAATCTTAATTAATGATGCTCAGATTTACATTTACAAAGCAGAGAACGGTTATTCGAATGTAAATATCTTTAAACCAAAAAAGAAAAAAACAGAATCTAATAAAGAAAAAACCGAAACGACCATTGACGAAGTAAATCTCAACAATGTCCATGTAATTATTGACAATCATTTAGGACACAAATTATTCGATTTTGATGTAGCATCTTTAGATTAA
- the trxA gene encoding thioredoxin: MALAITDATFDEVVLKSDKPVMVDFWAAWCGPCRMVGPIIDQLSEEYAGKVVVGKVDVDANQEFAAKYGVRNIPTVLVFQNGEVVGKQVGVAPKQAYADSLDALL; encoded by the coding sequence ATGGCATTAGCAATAACAGATGCTACTTTTGATGAAGTAGTTTTAAAATCAGATAAACCAGTAATGGTAGATTTTTGGGCAGCATGGTGTGGTCCTTGTAGAATGGTTGGTCCAATCATTGACCAATTAAGCGAAGAGTACGCTGGTAAAGTAGTTGTTGGTAAAGTAGATGTAGACGCTAACCAAGAATTTGCTGCAAAATACGGTGTGCGTAACATACCAACCGTTTTGGTGTTTCAAAATGGTGAAGTAGTAGGAAAACAAGTAGGAGTAGCTCCGAAACAAGCCTACGCAGATAGTTTAGACGCTTTATTGTAA
- a CDS encoding tetratricopeptide repeat-containing sensor histidine kinase, giving the protein MRNLKFLLLLLISCNVFAQQEPNLARYKTVDEKLKVWLKYSNSLLDAEDYIKLIPVADKGILLAKNQNAYKSRFYLQKGLAYEFTNNQSQKALINYEEAWKYAQKAKHLKNETTILMRLNYVYYAVQDTVKSKHLAAYMSEVLDTTKSNYTKAILNGSLAEYYQNNAQYETFIGYQLKAISYKKLLQKNKINEENIGISYLQIGSAYTRMKQYNKAIEYLNEAKSYIKNSPYVSAFLCNYYLQSFVPLKNIDSIQKYYNLIHTYPSKKDSLFLNLSFANRSMSEYYANQRKPNIAYNYAKKAVRFGQKSNDEDMIMEANAVMGRVLYEKGEYKKAIETLKKTSKNALHYDKESFVMINKKLSQSYAAIGQWKEAYYYNEIYSKNNDEMMAQSAKQSIATAEARYQNQTKQQKIKNLSTENDIKNIQIKEVKQQRIFLISGIALVGIIGLLLMKQSQNRKKTNLKLQALNQELDEANKIKAQFFSILNHDLRSPVSNLIHFLHLQKENPELIDEETAIRMQNKITTGAENLLSSMEDILLWSKGQMENFKPQFRKTAIEVLFEETEKHFSNIENIEIAFENPENIILETDENYLKTIMRNLTGNAIKALDKTPNAKIVWKAWQENENNYLSITDNGPGGTQEKFKALYDESQVIGIKSGLGLHLIRDLATAINCKIKVCSKPNAGATFTIIFNA; this is encoded by the coding sequence ATGAGAAATCTAAAGTTCCTGCTTTTACTTCTAATTAGTTGCAATGTTTTTGCACAGCAGGAACCCAATTTGGCGCGTTATAAAACAGTAGACGAAAAACTAAAAGTCTGGCTGAAGTATTCCAACTCGCTTTTAGATGCTGAAGATTACATTAAACTTATACCTGTCGCAGACAAAGGAATTTTGCTTGCAAAAAATCAAAATGCCTATAAAAGCCGTTTCTATCTTCAAAAAGGACTTGCTTATGAATTTACGAATAATCAATCTCAAAAAGCTTTAATCAATTACGAGGAAGCTTGGAAATATGCTCAAAAAGCCAAACATTTAAAAAACGAAACGACCATTTTAATGCGTCTTAATTATGTTTATTATGCCGTTCAAGATACTGTTAAAAGCAAACATCTTGCAGCGTATATGTCAGAGGTATTAGACACAACAAAAAGTAATTATACCAAAGCCATTTTAAACGGAAGTTTAGCAGAATATTACCAGAATAATGCTCAGTATGAAACTTTTATCGGATATCAATTAAAAGCAATTTCATACAAGAAACTACTTCAAAAAAACAAAATAAACGAAGAAAACATTGGTATATCGTATCTCCAAATCGGAAGTGCGTATACTAGAATGAAGCAATACAACAAAGCAATCGAATATTTGAATGAAGCAAAATCTTACATCAAGAATTCTCCCTATGTAAGTGCTTTTTTATGCAATTATTATTTGCAAAGTTTTGTTCCTTTAAAGAATATCGATAGTATTCAGAAATACTACAATCTTATACATACTTATCCTTCTAAAAAAGATTCTTTATTTCTTAATTTGAGTTTTGCAAACAGAAGCATGTCTGAATATTACGCCAATCAACGCAAACCAAACATTGCCTATAATTATGCTAAAAAAGCGGTTCGATTTGGGCAAAAATCGAATGATGAAGATATGATTATGGAGGCAAATGCCGTAATGGGAAGGGTTTTGTATGAAAAAGGAGAATATAAAAAAGCTATAGAAACGCTAAAAAAAACTTCTAAAAACGCATTACATTACGACAAAGAATCTTTTGTTATGATCAATAAAAAGCTTTCTCAGAGTTACGCCGCAATCGGACAATGGAAAGAAGCTTATTATTACAACGAAATCTATAGCAAAAACAACGACGAAATGATGGCGCAGTCAGCCAAACAAAGCATTGCAACCGCAGAAGCTCGCTATCAAAACCAGACCAAACAACAAAAAATCAAAAATCTGTCTACAGAAAATGACATTAAAAATATTCAGATTAAAGAAGTAAAACAGCAACGTATTTTCTTAATTTCTGGAATTGCTTTAGTTGGCATTATCGGATTATTATTGATGAAACAAAGTCAAAACAGAAAGAAAACCAATTTGAAACTTCAGGCTTTAAACCAAGAATTGGATGAAGCTAATAAAATTAAAGCCCAATTTTTTAGTATTTTAAATCATGATTTAAGAAGTCCAGTTTCAAATCTGATTCATTTTCTGCATCTTCAAAAAGAAAATCCTGAACTTATAGATGAAGAAACGGCGATCAGAATGCAAAATAAAATTACAACTGGAGCCGAAAATTTGTTGTCATCGATGGAAGATATTTTGCTTTGGAGCAAAGGACAAATGGAAAATTTTAAACCTCAGTTTAGAAAAACAGCAATTGAAGTTTTATTTGAAGAAACCGAAAAACATTTTTCTAACATTGAAAATATCGAAATTGCTTTTGAAAATCCTGAAAACATCATTTTAGAAACAGACGAAAATTACCTGAAAACTATTATGAGAAACCTTACCGGAAATGCGATAAAAGCTTTAGACAAAACTCCAAATGCAAAAATCGTCTGGAAAGCTTGGCAGGAAAATGAGAATAATTATCTTTCTATAACCGACAATGGTCCAGGCGGAACTCAAGAAAAATTTAAAGCTTTATACGACGAATCTCAAGTTATAGGAATCAAATCTGGTTTAGGTTTGCATCTGATTCGTGATTTGGCAACGGCAATTAATTGTAAAATTAAGGTTTGTTCAAAGCCAAATGCTGGCGCTACTTTTACTATTATTTTTAATGCATAA
- a CDS encoding LytR/AlgR family response regulator transcription factor, translating to MKKYTCIIIDDDEIDRLTAVSYAKKFPVLDILGVFESAEDAVPFLEKEKIDILFLDIDMPGLNGIEFRKQALDIPVCVFITAHPEHAVESFQIETLDFIVKPLKLDRFTQTINRIEEFMEIKLKASLFEASIGGDTIYIKEGHEQTKVKLHEILYLEALKDYTLVVTDRKRHCVLSSIGNLLKEDHFQSFIRIHRSYAVQKQYVQKINSSEIILNNNTVIPIGRSYKENLNLMA from the coding sequence ATGAAGAAATACACTTGTATTATAATTGATGATGACGAAATAGACAGACTTACGGCAGTTTCTTATGCCAAGAAATTTCCTGTTTTAGATATTCTGGGCGTTTTTGAGTCGGCTGAAGACGCTGTTCCTTTTTTAGAAAAAGAAAAAATTGACATTTTGTTTTTAGATATCGATATGCCGGGTTTAAACGGAATCGAATTTAGAAAACAAGCTTTAGATATTCCTGTTTGTGTTTTTATAACCGCGCATCCTGAACATGCGGTAGAAAGTTTTCAAATCGAAACGTTAGATTTCATTGTAAAACCCTTAAAATTAGATCGTTTTACACAAACCATAAATCGCATTGAAGAGTTTATGGAAATTAAACTCAAAGCCTCTCTGTTTGAAGCCAGTATTGGCGGCGATACGATTTATATTAAAGAAGGACACGAACAGACGAAAGTTAAACTTCACGAGATTTTATATCTAGAAGCTTTAAAAGATTATACGTTGGTAGTAACAGACCGTAAGAGGCATTGTGTGCTTTCGAGTATCGGAAATTTATTAAAAGAAGATCATTTTCAGTCCTTTATTCGTATTCACAGAAGTTATGCCGTACAGAAACAATATGTTCAAAAGATTAATTCGAGTGAAATAATCTTGAATAATAATACCGTAATTCCGATTGGAAGAAGTTACAAAGAGAACTTAAATCTGATGGCATGA
- a CDS encoding M1 family metallopeptidase has translation MKIFYSFLCFVILISNGFSQSKENALFENGVSEKLAHYRKKQISDLQYTLFFEIPNKRTENINSQLFVNMNLSDLSQPLLFDFKEKTSNIKTVEANGKKLSIIHENGHIVIPVSALVSGKNTFSISFIAGNLSLNRNDDFLYTLLVPDRASTLFPCFDQPDIKATYKLSLSVPKEWSVLAGADVKEKVEKGDFTLYTFGESDKMSTYLFSFVAGKFNSITKKPGLEMTFLYRENDKNKIESSTDTIFSLHQQSLDFLEKYTNYKFPFQKLDFASIPVFQYGGMEHVGAIQYRESTLFLDNSATDSEKLNRAKLIAHETSHMWFGDLVTMKWFDDVWMKEVFANFMADKIMNPIFPKVNHNLQFFTAHYSSAYAEDRSLGTHPIRQHLENLKDAGSLYGAMIYNKAPIMMRQLEASMGKEAFQKGIQKYIQKYANDNADWNNLVEILDAETPLDMKKWSEVWVNKSGRTIFTDKIEYDSKNKIKKFEIAQQAEDKSGNIWPQVFQIGLIYAEDVKVLATNINDKNTVVKEAEGLEKPLAVVYNYNGFGYGVFPLDGNNLNYISSLKDEVARASSYSNLFENTLIGNVSPEKAFDCFLKGIQSEENELVLRIASNSLNTIYWRFFTEDQQNKIQKQLLGILYERLQANLSANIKKTLFGLFSSVAYSDSGKASLYKIWNREVSISGLKLNEDDYSNMAMNLAIFKHPKADEILEKTRTTITNPDKKKRFEFLLPSLSKDESVRNAFIESLKDDANREKEAWVSVGLANVNHPLRQESAQKYIRFSLDLVDEIQRTGDIFFPKDWLDNTIGKYSSKYAFDEVQRFLKENPNFSPILKRKLFMATDLLFKAQNIKK, from the coding sequence ATGAAAATTTTCTACAGCTTTCTTTGTTTTGTTATCTTGATTTCCAATGGTTTTTCGCAGTCAAAAGAAAATGCATTATTCGAAAATGGTGTTTCAGAGAAATTGGCGCACTATCGTAAAAAACAGATTTCAGACCTTCAGTATACTTTATTTTTCGAAATTCCGAATAAGAGAACAGAAAATATAAATTCTCAGTTATTCGTAAATATGAATTTATCAGATTTGAGTCAGCCTTTGCTTTTTGATTTTAAAGAGAAAACTTCTAATATAAAAACAGTTGAAGCAAACGGAAAAAAGCTTTCTATTATTCATGAAAACGGACATATTGTAATTCCAGTTTCTGCTTTGGTTTCAGGAAAAAACACTTTCTCGATTTCATTCATTGCAGGGAATTTATCTTTAAACAGAAACGACGATTTTCTCTACACATTATTAGTTCCGGATCGTGCAAGCACTTTATTTCCTTGTTTTGATCAGCCAGATATTAAGGCAACTTACAAATTAAGTCTTTCTGTGCCAAAAGAATGGTCGGTTTTGGCTGGAGCCGATGTAAAAGAGAAAGTTGAAAAAGGCGATTTTACATTATATACTTTTGGAGAATCTGATAAAATGAGCACGTATTTGTTTTCATTTGTCGCTGGAAAATTCAATAGCATTACAAAGAAACCTGGTTTAGAAATGACGTTTCTTTATCGTGAAAATGATAAAAATAAAATAGAAAGCAGTACCGATACTATTTTCAGTTTACATCAGCAATCGTTAGACTTTTTAGAAAAGTATACCAATTATAAATTCCCATTTCAGAAATTGGATTTTGCCTCAATTCCGGTTTTTCAGTATGGCGGAATGGAACATGTTGGTGCAATTCAATACAGAGAATCGACCTTATTTTTGGATAACAGCGCAACTGACAGCGAAAAATTAAACCGAGCAAAACTCATCGCACACGAAACTTCGCACATGTGGTTTGGCGATTTGGTTACAATGAAATGGTTTGACGACGTTTGGATGAAAGAAGTATTTGCCAATTTTATGGCAGACAAAATCATGAATCCGATTTTTCCGAAAGTCAATCATAATTTGCAGTTTTTTACTGCGCATTATTCCAGCGCTTACGCGGAAGACCGATCTTTGGGCACGCATCCGATCAGACAGCATTTAGAAAATTTAAAAGATGCAGGATCACTTTATGGCGCCATGATTTACAACAAAGCGCCAATTATGATGCGTCAATTAGAAGCTTCGATGGGAAAAGAAGCTTTTCAGAAAGGAATTCAAAAATACATTCAAAAATATGCTAACGACAATGCTGATTGGAATAATCTTGTAGAAATTCTAGATGCAGAAACGCCTTTGGATATGAAGAAATGGAGCGAAGTCTGGGTAAATAAATCCGGAAGAACCATTTTTACAGATAAAATAGAATACGATTCTAAAAATAAAATTAAAAAATTTGAAATTGCACAGCAAGCAGAAGATAAATCAGGAAATATCTGGCCTCAGGTTTTTCAAATTGGGTTGATTTATGCAGAAGATGTGAAGGTTTTAGCAACTAATATTAATGATAAAAATACAGTTGTAAAAGAAGCTGAAGGACTTGAAAAACCGCTTGCCGTTGTTTACAACTATAATGGTTTCGGGTACGGAGTTTTTCCGCTTGACGGCAATAATTTAAATTATATTTCAAGTTTAAAAGATGAGGTTGCAAGAGCGTCGAGTTACAGCAATCTTTTTGAAAATACATTAATTGGAAATGTTTCTCCTGAAAAAGCGTTCGATTGTTTTTTAAAAGGAATTCAATCGGAAGAAAATGAGTTGGTTTTGAGAATTGCATCAAATAGTTTGAATACAATTTATTGGAGATTTTTTACTGAAGATCAGCAAAACAAAATCCAAAAACAGCTTTTAGGTATATTATACGAGCGTTTACAAGCTAATTTATCGGCAAATATTAAAAAGACTTTATTCGGATTATTCAGTTCAGTTGCCTATTCAGATTCAGGAAAAGCAAGTTTGTATAAAATTTGGAATAGAGAAGTTTCTATTTCTGGATTAAAATTAAACGAAGACGATTATTCCAATATGGCAATGAATCTGGCTATTTTTAAACATCCAAAAGCCGATGAGATTTTGGAGAAAACAAGAACAACAATCACAAATCCGGATAAAAAGAAGCGATTTGAATTTTTACTTCCATCCTTATCAAAAGACGAATCGGTTAGAAATGCATTTATAGAATCATTAAAAGACGATGCAAATAGAGAAAAAGAAGCTTGGGTTTCTGTAGGTTTGGCAAATGTAAATCATCCTCTTCGTCAGGAAAGTGCACAGAAATATATTAGATTTTCATTAGATTTGGTAGACGAAATTCAGCGCACGGGAGATATTTTCTTTCCGAAAGATTGGCTTGATAATACTATCGGGAAATATTCGTCTAAATATGCTTTTGATGAAGTACAGCGATTCTTAAAAGAAAACCCTAATTTTAGTCCGATCTTGAAGCGTAAATTATTTATGGCGACAGATTTGCTTTTTAAAGCGCAAAATATCAAAAAATAA
- a CDS encoding DUF58 domain-containing protein, whose amino-acid sequence MKIESEIEKVSSFQHLEMLANQVVEGFISGMHKSPFHGFSAEFAEHKVYNAGESTKHIDWKLFAKTDRLYTKRFEEETNLRCHLIVDNSSSMHYPELKSNQPFYEKKIGFAVLASAVLMNILKKQRDAVGLSVFSDKYEYYAPEKGSDRHHRMLLNKLEELLVQPKVKKTTDTITYLHQIAEKMHRRSMIILFTDMFQTEDDDKLFNALQHLKHNKHKVVLFHVVDNQTEMKFDFDNTPRKFIDLESGEEVSIFADNVKEEYEKRVEAYFKNLALTCAKNQIKYVPVNVGDNFEKILTTYLVEKQNFG is encoded by the coding sequence ATGAAAATAGAATCGGAAATAGAGAAAGTCTCGAGTTTTCAGCACTTAGAAATGCTGGCAAATCAGGTTGTGGAAGGTTTTATATCTGGAATGCACAAGAGTCCGTTTCATGGATTTTCGGCAGAATTTGCCGAACATAAAGTTTATAATGCAGGCGAAAGCACTAAACATATTGATTGGAAATTGTTTGCCAAAACAGACCGTTTATATACGAAGCGTTTTGAGGAAGAAACCAATTTACGTTGTCATTTGATTGTCGATAATTCTTCGTCAATGCATTATCCAGAACTAAAATCGAATCAGCCTTTTTACGAAAAGAAAATTGGTTTTGCTGTTTTGGCTTCGGCAGTTTTAATGAATATTTTGAAGAAACAGCGTGATGCAGTTGGTTTAAGCGTTTTTTCGGATAAATATGAATATTACGCTCCAGAAAAAGGAAGCGATCGCCACCACAGAATGTTGCTGAATAAATTGGAAGAATTATTAGTTCAGCCAAAAGTCAAAAAAACGACCGATACAATTACATATTTGCATCAAATTGCAGAGAAAATGCATCGCCGTTCGATGATTATTTTGTTTACAGATATGTTTCAGACTGAAGATGATGATAAGCTTTTTAACGCTTTACAGCATCTGAAACACAATAAACATAAAGTGGTTTTATTTCATGTGGTTGATAATCAAACAGAAATGAAGTTTGATTTTGATAACACGCCAAGAAAATTTATCGATTTAGAATCGGGAGAAGAGGTTTCTATTTTTGCTGATAATGTAAAAGAAGAATATGAAAAAAGGGTAGAAGCGTATTTTAAAAATCTGGCTTTAACCTGTGCAAAGAACCAAATTAAGTACGTTCCAGTAAATGTTGGTGATAATTTTGAAAAAATATTGACTACATATTTGGTTGAAAAACAAAACTTTGGATAA
- a CDS encoding helix-turn-helix transcriptional regulator: protein MEPGTFKVDKYYIKKVDADKKSIYCHHDIMGELFVPTHKHEKAQMLYAEGDVVFVTTETKSYFLPARHFIWIPAGLEHSIEPKSEHVMMRNLYFPVEKDENEFYKNEGIYPVNNLLLQMMLFTNKWNGDLKKGTPNFTIAKAIKAILPQICTNNLPLELPQPKDKRLGKILRYIENNLGETILFADVAHEFGYSERSLYRLFQKDLKMSFIQYYTIRRILKAIELLLERKLSVKEVAQEVGYNSVPTFSNTFFKILGQRPSDYLNGEEILERSK, encoded by the coding sequence ATGGAACCAGGAACTTTTAAAGTAGACAAATATTATATTAAAAAAGTAGATGCCGATAAAAAAAGCATTTACTGTCATCACGATATAATGGGTGAATTGTTTGTTCCGACGCATAAACACGAAAAAGCACAAATGTTATATGCAGAAGGAGACGTAGTTTTTGTAACAACTGAAACGAAATCTTACTTTCTACCTGCAAGACATTTTATATGGATTCCGGCTGGTTTAGAACACAGTATTGAGCCAAAGTCGGAACATGTAATGATGCGGAATCTATACTTTCCGGTTGAAAAAGATGAAAATGAGTTTTATAAAAATGAAGGTATTTATCCTGTCAATAATTTACTGTTGCAAATGATGCTTTTTACAAATAAATGGAATGGCGATCTTAAAAAAGGAACTCCAAATTTTACCATCGCAAAAGCTATAAAAGCTATTCTTCCGCAAATCTGCACTAATAATCTTCCTCTCGAATTACCGCAACCAAAAGACAAACGACTTGGAAAAATTCTTCGTTATATTGAAAATAATCTTGGAGAAACAATTCTATTTGCCGATGTGGCACACGAATTTGGTTATAGCGAAAGATCTTTGTATCGCTTGTTTCAAAAAGATTTAAAAATGTCTTTTATTCAATATTATACTATTCGACGAATCTTGAAGGCAATCGAACTTTTATTAGAAAGAAAACTTTCGGTAAAAGAGGTAGCTCAAGAAGTTGGTTATAATAGTGTTCCGACTTTTAGCAACACATTCTTCAAAATTTTAGGGCAAAGACCTTCTGATTACTTAAACGGAGAAGAAATTTTGGAACGTAGTAAATAG
- a CDS encoding TolC family protein translates to MNMLLAFNNYQSTEKCRNFAASIIYVFMFLKTTNSKEDCFLRSLLIFLIILAFGTLQAQEVHSISLQEAMKLAKENNKKVLKSQLEITLAEQNIKERKELRLPDVELNGMYSRITNITEFKGNGFLNGKEVTKAIPEIYEVNSTFKMPIYVGNKINNAIKIANQENEIAKIKSEKTENDIELEVVANYLAIYKMMELQKIFEENIKEEKSRLKEVLSLQKHGTVTKNEVIRAELQLSDRELNALTNSKNIKIALHDLKTLIQLPENEEIAIDTTTSLDEMNGLDPYDFYMTKALQNEEMRVASQELSISKTELQMVKGNYLPSVHFFGNYGFYYPNYKFFPPNPYLYTLGQVGIEASFDLSSLYKNKTKMDQANTKIKWQEMQSEIIKDEIQDKLYKEHTQYQEILEKFVVVDKALDLATENYRIVKLKYLNQLVLITEMVDADNALLQAKYNKISTRLDAILKHYELLHTAGIMPQS, encoded by the coding sequence ATGAATATGTTGTTGGCTTTTAATAATTATCAGTCAACAGAAAAATGCAGGAACTTTGCAGCATCAATTATTTATGTATTCATGTTCCTTAAAACAACAAACTCTAAAGAAGATTGTTTTCTCAGAAGCTTATTGATATTTCTAATCATATTAGCATTTGGCACCTTACAAGCTCAGGAAGTTCATTCGATTTCTTTGCAAGAAGCGATGAAACTAGCCAAAGAAAACAATAAAAAAGTCCTAAAATCTCAACTGGAGATTACGCTCGCAGAGCAAAACATCAAAGAAAGAAAAGAACTCCGATTGCCAGATGTAGAATTAAACGGCATGTATTCTAGAATTACCAATATTACTGAATTTAAAGGAAATGGCTTTTTGAACGGAAAAGAAGTTACAAAAGCAATTCCTGAAATCTACGAGGTAAATTCTACTTTTAAAATGCCAATTTACGTTGGAAACAAAATCAACAACGCTATTAAAATTGCGAATCAGGAAAACGAAATTGCCAAAATAAAATCAGAAAAAACAGAAAATGATATTGAACTGGAAGTAGTGGCGAATTACTTGGCGATTTATAAAATGATGGAACTTCAAAAGATTTTTGAAGAAAACATCAAAGAAGAAAAAAGCCGATTGAAAGAAGTTCTTTCGCTTCAAAAACATGGAACGGTGACGAAAAACGAAGTTATTCGTGCCGAATTGCAGCTTTCGGATCGTGAATTGAATGCGTTAACTAACTCCAAAAACATTAAAATCGCACTTCACGATCTGAAAACGCTGATTCAGCTGCCTGAAAACGAAGAAATTGCAATCGACACAACTACGAGTTTGGACGAAATGAATGGTTTAGATCCGTATGATTTTTATATGACTAAAGCGTTGCAAAATGAAGAAATGCGAGTTGCAAGCCAAGAATTAAGTATTAGTAAAACGGAATTGCAAATGGTAAAAGGAAATTATTTGCCAAGTGTACATTTCTTCGGAAATTATGGTTTTTATTATCCAAATTATAAATTCTTTCCGCCAAATCCGTATTTGTACACTTTAGGACAAGTAGGAATTGAAGCTTCTTTTGATCTTTCGTCTTTATATAAAAACAAAACCAAGATGGATCAGGCAAATACCAAAATCAAATGGCAGGAAATGCAATCTGAAATTATAAAAGACGAAATTCAAGATAAGTTATACAAAGAACATACGCAATATCAGGAAATCCTTGAAAAATTTGTTGTGGTAGATAAAGCCCTGGATTTAGCAACTGAAAATTACCGAATTGTAAAGCTGAAATACTTAAATCAATTGGTTTTGATTACCGAAATGGTAGATGCTGATAATGCTTTGCTTCAGGCGAAATACAACAAAATTTCTACAAGATTGGATGCGATTCTCAAACATTATGAGTTGCTTCATACAGCGGGAATTATGCCTCAGAGTTAG
- a CDS encoding HlyD family secretion protein, with product MVKIKNETRRNRTFHILITVIASVLVVSGVILGIWFYVFNRNHEETNDAQVEQYVTPIMSRITGYVQEVRFDENQFVHKGDTLVVIDNREYKSKLNVALADVQNAQQNNVVAQKNALTTASATAINESQLEAAKSNLWKTKLEYERYKALVKDEAATSQQLEKVRADYESAQAHFSEMKNRIHSATLSTSVAEANVPTTQTNIASKQAVADNAALFLSYTIITAPYDGWVGKRTLQPGQLVKEGQSLLSIVSKEKWITANFKETQLQYLTVGQDVEIKADAVSDKTFIGTIASLSPASGARFSLLPPDNATGNFVKIEQRIPVRIQLKEQDKQTDFLRAGMNITVVAAHK from the coding sequence ATGGTTAAGATAAAAAATGAAACTAGAAGAAATAGAACGTTTCATATATTAATAACAGTAATTGCGAGTGTGCTTGTAGTAAGCGGAGTTATTTTGGGTATTTGGTTTTATGTATTCAACAGAAATCACGAAGAAACAAATGACGCGCAGGTCGAACAATATGTTACGCCAATTATGTCGAGAATTACGGGTTATGTGCAGGAAGTTCGTTTTGATGAAAATCAATTTGTGCATAAAGGAGATACTTTGGTTGTGATTGACAACAGAGAATATAAATCGAAATTAAATGTGGCTCTTGCCGATGTTCAAAACGCGCAACAAAACAACGTTGTGGCTCAGAAAAATGCACTTACAACAGCAAGTGCAACGGCAATCAATGAATCGCAATTAGAGGCTGCAAAATCGAATCTTTGGAAAACAAAACTAGAATACGAAAGGTATAAAGCTTTGGTAAAAGATGAAGCGGCAACTTCTCAGCAATTAGAAAAAGTCCGCGCCGATTACGAATCGGCACAAGCGCATTTTTCGGAAATGAAAAATAGAATTCATTCTGCAACTTTAAGTACTTCTGTTGCTGAAGCGAATGTTCCGACAACACAAACGAATATTGCATCAAAACAAGCTGTTGCTGATAATGCGGCTTTGTTTCTTTCTTACACCATTATTACGGCGCCTTACGACGGTTGGGTTGGAAAACGAACTTTACAGCCTGGGCAATTGGTAAAAGAAGGGCAGTCTTTGCTTTCTATAGTTAGTAAAGAAAAATGGATTACAGCCAATTTTAAAGAAACGCAATTGCAGTATTTAACGGTTGGGCAAGATGTAGAAATCAAAGCAGATGCTGTGAGTGACAAAACTTTCATTGGTACAATTGCCTCTTTATCACCTGCGAGTGGAGCAAGATTTTCTTTACTTCCTCCAGATAATGCGACTGGAAATTTCGTAAAAATTGAACAAAGAATTCCGGTTAGAATTCAATTAAAAGAACAAGACAAGCAAACCGATTTTTTAAGAGCAGGAATGAACATTACAGTTGTTGCTGCGCACAAATAA